Proteins encoded in a region of the Haloarcula sp. CBA1129 genome:
- a CDS encoding PAS domain-containing protein gives MSNESLHNRDVLNSLCEIISDPAVVLDADGVFVDVIHNAHNGALFFKQPETLLGTDLWDIFSTAQADQFYTVIEDALQAGKQQQIEYQLTLDSGVRHFEARVAPVGSGNTDRVLWLAEDITQRKRREEKQALIERVFEISPVGLVIVEPSGKISRANDRAEDLLGLEHNTITERRYDQPEWNIFYEDGTPIPDSEHPVTRVLESGDPVFGFEHWIELADGTERWLSSNAAPILGDDGTIERVIVGLDDATSMKQREEQLEWLVGTETLADIGGWELDLETDLIEGTTGMKRLYGTSQYNPTLDEAIEQYHPNDRAALRDAIETCRETGEPIELEARRKTAGETERWFRLRAEKTVQDGTPKLRGIVRDITQDKEREQRIMVMSRILRHNIRNKLTVIRGNSRLLKEELASSDSSVDAARGHIDRIENASKELDSLAERARSFDRVIERDLRSGTVHLRQVLTDVQEALTEQHPELTIEVASTEAEVSGDRMAIDLILEILLENALEYSDVSDPTVALTAEETPAGQATVRVDTDKSDIPDIERRVLSSETEGPIAHSRGLGLWAVTWLVRRLGGSVTLDEDLDGGTRVELAFPLARSE, from the coding sequence ATGAGTAATGAATCTCTTCACAATCGAGACGTTCTAAACAGTCTTTGCGAGATAATTTCCGATCCAGCAGTCGTACTAGATGCTGATGGCGTCTTTGTCGACGTCATTCATAACGCTCACAACGGCGCATTGTTCTTCAAACAGCCGGAAACACTGTTGGGGACGGACCTCTGGGATATCTTCTCTACAGCACAGGCCGATCAGTTCTACACAGTCATCGAGGACGCTCTGCAGGCAGGCAAACAGCAGCAAATCGAGTATCAGCTAACGCTTGACAGCGGGGTTCGGCACTTCGAGGCGCGCGTCGCGCCGGTTGGCAGTGGCAACACGGACCGAGTGCTATGGCTGGCCGAGGATATCACGCAGCGAAAGCGGCGCGAGGAGAAGCAGGCACTCATCGAGCGGGTGTTCGAAATCAGCCCGGTCGGTCTCGTCATCGTTGAGCCGTCCGGCAAGATATCGCGAGCGAATGACCGGGCCGAAGACCTGCTCGGCCTCGAACACAATACCATCACTGAGAGGCGGTACGATCAACCGGAGTGGAATATCTTCTACGAAGACGGGACCCCGATCCCCGACTCGGAACATCCGGTTACGCGGGTGCTCGAATCCGGCGACCCGGTGTTCGGATTCGAGCACTGGATAGAGCTAGCCGATGGGACCGAGCGGTGGCTTTCGAGCAACGCTGCGCCGATACTGGGCGATGACGGGACTATCGAGCGTGTCATCGTGGGTCTAGACGACGCAACGAGCATGAAACAGCGGGAGGAGCAACTGGAGTGGCTTGTCGGGACCGAAACCTTGGCCGACATCGGTGGGTGGGAACTCGATCTGGAAACAGATCTGATAGAGGGAACCACCGGGATGAAGCGTCTATATGGAACATCACAGTACAATCCGACGCTCGATGAGGCCATTGAGCAGTACCACCCAAATGATAGAGCGGCCCTTCGGGATGCTATCGAGACCTGCCGTGAAACCGGCGAACCAATCGAACTAGAAGCACGCCGCAAGACTGCGGGGGAAACTGAGCGCTGGTTCCGACTCCGGGCAGAAAAGACCGTTCAAGACGGGACACCGAAGCTTCGAGGCATCGTTCGCGATATCACCCAAGATAAGGAGCGAGAGCAGCGGATAATGGTCATGAGTCGAATTCTCCGGCACAATATCCGGAACAAATTGACCGTGATACGGGGCAATTCGAGACTCCTCAAAGAAGAGCTCGCCTCGTCCGATTCCTCTGTTGACGCCGCTAGAGGACACATCGACAGAATCGAAAACGCCTCGAAAGAGCTCGATTCGTTGGCCGAGCGAGCACGGTCGTTTGACCGAGTCATCGAGCGAGACCTCCGAAGTGGGACAGTCCATCTCCGGCAAGTCCTCACCGATGTTCAGGAGGCCCTCACAGAACAGCATCCCGAACTCACCATTGAAGTCGCATCCACCGAGGCGGAGGTATCGGGCGATAGGATGGCTATCGACCTGATACTAGAGATTCTTCTCGAGAATGCACTGGAATACAGCGACGTGTCCGACCCAACCGTTGCACTTACAGCAGAAGAAACGCCGGCGGGTCAGGCAACAGTTCGAGTCGATACCGACAAGTCTGATATCCCTGACATAGAGCGCAGAGTCCTGTCTTCGGAGAC
- a CDS encoding NYN domain-containing protein, with protein MELFRRIFGEKDSRRRVGLFVDGPNVLRSEFDVDLDEVRDIAVEYGPLALTRLYVDQNASPGLIQAAEARGFEVVTTSGDVDVRMAVDATDAVVSGQVDVLVVASRDTDFKPALEVAAREGVKTVAIAPGEYGRSDALRNAAEDAVTL; from the coding sequence ATGGAGCTGTTTCGTCGGATATTCGGGGAGAAAGACTCGCGCCGTCGCGTCGGACTGTTCGTTGACGGACCGAACGTGCTCAGGTCCGAGTTCGATGTCGACCTTGACGAGGTCCGCGACATTGCAGTCGAATACGGCCCGCTAGCGTTGACCCGCCTCTACGTCGACCAGAACGCCTCTCCGGGGCTCATTCAGGCTGCCGAGGCTCGCGGGTTCGAGGTCGTGACGACCAGTGGCGACGTAGACGTCCGTATGGCTGTCGACGCAACAGACGCCGTCGTTTCGGGACAGGTCGACGTGCTGGTCGTCGCCTCGCGGGACACGGATTTCAAGCCGGCGCTGGAAGTAGCCGCACGGGAAGGGGTCAAAACAGTCGCTATCGCACCGGGTGAGTACGGCCGCTCCGACGCGTTACGCAACGCGGCGGAAGACGCAGTGACGCTCTGA
- a CDS encoding TatD family hydrolase: MDIDDTPVLDNHLHLDPVNGRNVAAAEEFASQGGTHLLVLNKPSWHLVERATDAATFREVFDLTIEAATAATEVLDGRAWPVLGVHPALISKLVEDGYTPPEARDLMQTGLDVAAEYVDTGDALALKSGRPHYDVDDAVWAASNEVMCHGFERAADVGCAIQLHTEGGEDFEEVAGWAEDRGLDRTQVVKHYSGGRLRGPVKSVLADKDELEIAVESDAPFLMETDYIDDPDRPGAVLGPKTVPRRVRWLLENGHEDAVRTAHVETPADVYGIDTEATLER, encoded by the coding sequence ATGGATATCGACGATACGCCAGTACTGGACAACCACCTCCATCTCGACCCGGTCAACGGCCGGAACGTCGCAGCGGCCGAGGAATTCGCGTCTCAGGGCGGAACACACCTGCTAGTGCTCAACAAACCGTCTTGGCACCTCGTCGAGAGGGCGACTGACGCGGCGACGTTCCGCGAGGTGTTCGACCTCACTATCGAGGCTGCCACCGCCGCGACGGAGGTGCTGGATGGACGTGCCTGGCCTGTCCTCGGGGTCCATCCGGCGCTGATTTCGAAGCTCGTCGAGGACGGCTACACACCGCCGGAGGCGCGGGACCTCATGCAGACCGGCCTCGATGTGGCAGCGGAGTACGTCGATACCGGCGACGCGCTTGCGCTGAAATCCGGGCGACCGCACTACGACGTGGACGATGCGGTCTGGGCGGCGTCAAACGAAGTGATGTGCCATGGGTTCGAACGTGCTGCCGACGTAGGCTGTGCGATACAGCTCCACACTGAGGGCGGCGAAGACTTCGAAGAAGTGGCTGGCTGGGCCGAAGACCGTGGCCTCGACCGAACGCAGGTCGTCAAACACTACTCCGGCGGTCGACTCCGTGGCCCAGTCAAGTCCGTACTTGCAGACAAGGACGAACTTGAAATCGCCGTCGAGTCCGACGCGCCGTTCCTGATGGAGACGGACTACATCGACGACCCGGACCGCCCCGGCGCGGTGTTAGGGCCGAAAACCGTGCCGCGGCGCGTCCGCTGGCTGCTCGAAAATGGACATGAAGACGCAGTCAGAACTGCCCATGTCGAGACGCCGGCAGACGTGTACGGCATCGACACCGAGGCGACGCTGGAGCGGTAA
- the pstB gene encoding phosphate ABC transporter ATP-binding protein PstB produces the protein MTSQDMASDTDVETDDDSLVTTDPGKGGLDENAERGSVEQTGSGTVIESRGLDVFYGETQALQNIDLAIPENQVTAMIGPSGCGKSTFLRCINRMNDLIDIARVDGELTFKGKNVYDADVDPVALRRRIGMVFQHPNPFPKSIYDNVAYGLRIQDKTDNIDEVVEQSLKKAALWDEVKDRLDGSALDLSGGQQQRLCIARAIAVDPEVILMDEPASALDPIATSQIEDLIEELAEEYTVVIVTHNMQQAARISDKTAVFLTGGELVEFDDTDKIFENPDSQRVEDYITGKFG, from the coding sequence ATGACTTCACAGGACATGGCCAGTGACACCGACGTTGAGACTGACGACGACTCCCTCGTGACGACTGACCCCGGAAAGGGCGGCCTCGATGAAAACGCCGAACGGGGCTCGGTCGAGCAGACTGGGTCGGGGACCGTCATCGAGTCCCGCGGTCTCGACGTATTCTACGGCGAGACGCAAGCCCTGCAGAACATCGATTTGGCCATTCCGGAGAATCAGGTGACCGCCATGATCGGCCCGTCGGGCTGTGGCAAGTCGACGTTCCTGCGGTGTATCAACCGCATGAACGATCTCATCGACATCGCCCGCGTCGATGGTGAACTCACCTTCAAGGGGAAAAACGTCTACGACGCCGATGTCGACCCGGTCGCCCTGCGCCGCCGGATCGGGATGGTGTTCCAGCATCCGAACCCCTTCCCGAAGAGCATCTACGACAACGTCGCCTACGGCCTCCGTATTCAGGACAAGACGGACAACATCGACGAGGTGGTCGAGCAGTCCCTGAAGAAAGCGGCGCTGTGGGACGAGGTCAAGGACCGCCTTGATGGATCGGCGCTGGACCTTTCGGGCGGCCAGCAACAGCGTCTCTGTATCGCCCGCGCCATCGCCGTCGACCCCGAAGTCATTCTGATGGACGAGCCGGCCTCGGCGCTTGATCCCATCGCGACCTCTCAAATCGAGGACCTCATCGAGGAACTGGCTGAAGAGTACACGGTCGTCATCGTCACTCACAACATGCAACAGGCCGCCCGTATCTCTGACAAGACGGCCGTCTTCCTCACCGGCGGCGAACTCGTCGAGTTCGACGACACCGACAAGATATTCGAGAATCCCGACAGCCAGCGCGTCGAGGACTACATCACCGGCAAGTTCGGATAG
- the pstA gene encoding phosphate ABC transporter permease PstA — protein sequence MATTSPTETDFGEVSRIKGIVFKYISFVASIIGILALGVLLAYVFWDALGLETAGTRWYLAYTGTLLVPLLAFFVYARTRPEVIAGAFELFSMTLAGVLLTGAGVIILSIIASPPVWFAYFLTVVGPIVGLYVYGQYNREATWVGLAMLGILLIGPVVGTLGLSVLTTIGALLGSPGVYFLSLVVPAAAVAAYLSAERLEFSRRRSLGIGVGLPVLAIVAVPLVDTVPAISRSVWLIGLVLFGLPVGFTVANTVRTRDRWPAFAFPAILGLGVLAGEAVVAAIGATTPTPWLDWQYVTSGPSQTAAEAGLYPAIIGSIFLIVLVSVFTFVFGVGAAIYLEEYAPGTGPIASVTRVIKVNISNLAGVPSVVYGLLGLGIFVNIESQIGPFTYAGFGVGTVLTAAMTLSLLILPIVIISAQEAIRSVPDSLRQASYGMGATRWQTIRNVVLPRSLPGILTGTILALGRAIGETAPLIMIGAATTKFSPPSGLFGKLTAMPMQIFAWAFEPSDEFRYGVVAAGVVTLLIVMLTMNSVAILVRNKYQQEAN from the coding sequence ATGGCCACGACATCACCGACAGAAACTGATTTCGGCGAAGTCAGCCGAATCAAGGGCATCGTTTTCAAGTACATCTCGTTTGTCGCCTCGATTATCGGCATACTGGCGCTCGGCGTGTTGCTCGCGTACGTGTTCTGGGACGCGCTCGGGCTGGAGACCGCTGGTACCCGGTGGTATCTCGCGTACACGGGGACACTCCTCGTGCCGTTGCTCGCGTTCTTCGTCTACGCTCGGACCCGCCCAGAGGTCATCGCGGGGGCGTTCGAACTGTTCAGTATGACGCTGGCCGGCGTCCTGCTGACCGGTGCGGGCGTCATTATCCTCTCGATCATCGCCAGTCCGCCAGTGTGGTTTGCGTACTTCCTCACCGTTGTTGGGCCGATTGTCGGTCTGTACGTGTACGGCCAGTACAACCGCGAGGCGACTTGGGTCGGCTTGGCGATGCTTGGGATATTGCTCATTGGCCCGGTCGTCGGGACGCTGGGGCTGAGCGTGTTGACCACAATCGGTGCCCTGCTGGGTTCGCCCGGAGTCTACTTCCTCTCGCTCGTCGTCCCCGCGGCCGCCGTCGCCGCGTATCTGTCGGCGGAACGGCTTGAGTTCTCCCGGCGACGGAGTCTGGGCATCGGCGTCGGCCTGCCAGTTCTGGCAATCGTCGCGGTCCCGCTCGTCGACACCGTCCCGGCCATTTCACGGTCGGTCTGGCTTATCGGTCTCGTGCTGTTTGGCCTCCCAGTCGGGTTCACGGTCGCAAACACGGTCCGGACCCGTGACCGGTGGCCTGCGTTCGCGTTCCCCGCTATTCTCGGTCTCGGGGTCCTCGCGGGCGAAGCCGTCGTCGCCGCTATCGGCGCGACGACGCCGACGCCGTGGCTCGACTGGCAGTACGTCACCAGCGGCCCGTCCCAGACCGCGGCGGAAGCTGGACTGTACCCCGCTATTATCGGCTCGATATTCCTCATCGTGCTGGTGAGCGTGTTCACGTTCGTCTTCGGCGTCGGCGCGGCCATCTACCTCGAAGAGTACGCGCCGGGGACCGGCCCGATTGCGAGCGTCACGCGGGTCATCAAGGTGAATATCTCGAACCTCGCCGGCGTTCCGTCGGTGGTGTACGGTCTGCTGGGCCTAGGCATCTTCGTGAACATCGAGTCTCAGATCGGTCCGTTCACCTACGCCGGGTTCGGTGTCGGGACGGTGCTTACTGCCGCGATGACGCTCTCTCTGCTCATCCTCCCGATTGTCATCATCTCCGCACAGGAGGCGATCAGGTCCGTGCCGGACTCGCTGCGGCAGGCGTCCTACGGGATGGGCGCGACCCGGTGGCAGACGATCCGGAACGTCGTCCTCCCGCGCTCGCTGCCGGGCATTCTGACCGGGACGATTCTCGCGCTCGGGCGAGCTATCGGCGAGACCGCACCGCTTATCATGATCGGTGCGGCGACGACGAAGTTTTCCCCACCGAGTGGGCTGTTCGGCAAGCTCACGGCGATGCCGATGCAGATCTTTGCTTGGGCATTCGAACCGAGCGACGAGTTCCGGTACGGCGTCGTCGCAGCCGGCGTCGTGACGCTGCTTATCGTCATGCTGACGATGAACTCCGTCGCGATTCTCGTGCGCAACAAATATCAACAGGAGGCAAACTAA
- the pstC gene encoding phosphate ABC transporter permease subunit PstC, giving the protein MSNEGQAPDLTGNRGFRSVRESAYKYALAGCAVLSVLTTVSIIGVLVLDAAAFFAEVPVLEFLTGTTFSPNLEPVSFGVLPLILGTVLITIGAGVLALPTGVLTAIYLSEYASDRTRSILKPMLEVLAGVPTVVYGYFAIVYVTPALNTVITGLNGLLGTEFGTLGLFNGLSASIVVGIMIIPMVSSISEDAMSSVPDSLRQAGYGLGATKFNVSLTIVVPAAVSGIASSFILAISRAIGETMAVVLAAGSQPPDIPPVQQAFGIPYVAPADVIGLFTESSATMTVAMVNIAQGDISGGSTAYQSLFAIGLTLFVITLAMNVVSDLVASRYREVYE; this is encoded by the coding sequence ATGAGCAACGAAGGACAGGCACCGGACTTAACGGGAAATCGAGGATTCAGGTCGGTCCGTGAGTCGGCATATAAATACGCGCTGGCGGGCTGTGCTGTCCTGTCGGTGCTGACGACGGTGAGTATCATCGGGGTGCTCGTCTTGGACGCCGCGGCGTTTTTCGCCGAGGTTCCAGTGCTCGAGTTCCTGACTGGAACGACTTTCAGCCCGAACCTCGAACCGGTTTCGTTCGGCGTGTTGCCCCTCATTCTCGGAACGGTTCTCATTACTATCGGTGCGGGCGTACTCGCGCTCCCGACCGGCGTCCTGACTGCAATATACCTCAGTGAGTACGCGAGCGACCGAACGCGGTCGATACTGAAACCGATGCTCGAAGTGCTTGCCGGCGTCCCTACTGTGGTGTATGGCTACTTCGCTATCGTCTATGTCACGCCCGCGTTGAACACTGTGATTACCGGACTCAACGGCCTACTGGGGACTGAATTCGGGACACTGGGCCTGTTCAACGGGCTTTCGGCGTCTATCGTCGTCGGGATCATGATTATCCCGATGGTCTCCTCTATCAGCGAGGACGCGATGAGTTCTGTTCCGGACTCGCTTCGCCAAGCCGGCTACGGCCTCGGAGCGACGAAGTTCAACGTCTCACTGACCATCGTCGTTCCAGCGGCGGTCTCTGGCATCGCGTCGTCGTTCATCCTCGCTATCTCGCGGGCTATCGGTGAGACAATGGCCGTCGTGCTGGCCGCAGGGTCCCAGCCGCCGGACATTCCGCCGGTCCAGCAGGCCTTCGGTATCCCGTATGTGGCCCCAGCGGACGTGATCGGACTGTTTACCGAGAGTTCCGCGACGATGACCGTCGCGATGGTCAACATCGCTCAGGGGGACATCTCCGGCGGGTCGACCGCCTACCAGTCGCTCTTTGCTATCGGACTCACGCTGTTCGTCATCACGCTGGCGATGAACGTCGTCAGCGACCTCGTGGCGAGTCGCTATCGGGAGGTCTACGAGTAA
- a CDS encoding PstS family phosphate ABC transporter substrate-binding protein codes for MTDSPSGLSRRRFLTSSGAIGALALAGCTEQSSGGSDGGADNGGSTDGSGGSQLSGDITITGSSTVFPLATAVANEFQKQHGQVNISLSSTGSGGGFSNHFCVGNSDFNNASRPISSEEEQLCADNDIEYHEIQVATDAVTVIVNPENDWVDCVTPDQLRQIWEADGASTWADVNADWPDEQINRFGAADTSGTFDYFNEAILGEEANHTSNYEATEQDNLILQGVQQDQYAIGYFGFAYYQSNTDAVKALSIDNGDGCVEPSLETAKAGDYRPLSRPLFTYPQKSALAEEHVAEFARYFIEQSANTELVSEEIGYVPRTEEAMQSELDALNSVIDEVQ; via the coding sequence ATGACAGATTCACCGAGCGGTCTCTCACGCCGTCGTTTCCTGACAAGTTCCGGTGCGATTGGGGCACTGGCGCTGGCTGGCTGTACCGAACAGTCATCGGGGGGTAGTGACGGGGGTGCCGACAACGGTGGCAGCACCGATGGCAGTGGTGGCAGCCAGCTGTCCGGTGATATCACGATTACGGGGAGCAGTACGGTGTTCCCCCTTGCGACGGCTGTCGCAAACGAGTTCCAGAAGCAACACGGTCAGGTCAACATCAGCCTCTCCTCGACCGGGTCCGGTGGCGGTTTCAGCAACCACTTCTGTGTCGGAAACTCCGATTTCAACAATGCTTCTCGACCGATTTCCAGCGAAGAGGAGCAACTCTGTGCCGACAACGATATCGAGTACCACGAGATTCAGGTCGCGACGGACGCAGTGACCGTCATCGTCAACCCCGAGAACGATTGGGTCGACTGCGTGACCCCCGACCAACTCAGACAGATCTGGGAAGCCGACGGCGCATCTACTTGGGCCGACGTGAACGCCGACTGGCCTGACGAGCAGATCAACCGGTTCGGTGCCGCCGACACGTCCGGGACGTTCGATTACTTCAACGAGGCGATTCTCGGCGAGGAAGCAAATCACACCAGCAACTACGAAGCCACTGAACAGGACAACCTCATCCTGCAGGGCGTCCAGCAGGACCAGTACGCTATCGGCTACTTCGGCTTCGCCTACTACCAGAGCAACACGGACGCGGTCAAGGCACTCAGCATCGACAACGGCGACGGCTGCGTCGAACCCTCGCTGGAGACGGCCAAGGCCGGCGACTACCGGCCGCTTTCGCGCCCGCTGTTCACGTATCCCCAAAAGAGCGCACTCGCCGAGGAGCACGTCGCCGAGTTCGCTCGGTACTTTATCGAGCAGAGCGCCAACACCGAACTCGTCTCCGAGGAAATCGGTTACGTCCCACGAACGGAGGAGGCGATGCAGTCGGAGCTCGACGCTCTCAACAGCGTCATCGACGAGGTCCAGTAG
- a CDS encoding phosphate uptake regulator PhoU — translation METRKVQLTGGSTYTVSLPKEWATENNVESGSIVEFYAEDDLLLVSPQHGDDHVEGTLDVTGLENRHELTRAVMTMYVSGFDIIRLEAARITAEQRRIIRDATQGLVGLEMIEETADRVVLQDLLDSSELSVLNAITRMRLVSLTMLSDAVEALIEDDNDLAEDVMQRDDDVDRLWYMVSRVFRTVLRNPTAANEIGFPRETVFDYQSSARQLERIADHATKIASLSQEIGEITGETADLLDQLETEAIAVPETAMDALLADDSDEAVELANEARSRIPEVDETAREVDGKVRELDPQSAQLLGRVVDSLSRTADYGGNIAESALQKAAPRP, via the coding sequence ATGGAGACGCGCAAAGTACAGTTGACCGGCGGGTCCACGTACACTGTCTCGTTACCGAAGGAGTGGGCGACGGAGAACAACGTCGAGAGCGGCAGTATCGTCGAGTTTTACGCCGAAGACGACCTGTTACTGGTCTCGCCACAGCACGGCGACGACCACGTCGAGGGAACGCTGGACGTGACCGGCCTCGAAAACAGGCACGAGCTCACGCGAGCAGTGATGACAATGTACGTCAGTGGCTTCGACATCATCCGTCTGGAGGCCGCTCGGATCACGGCCGAGCAGCGACGTATCATCCGCGATGCGACACAGGGGCTGGTCGGTCTGGAGATGATCGAAGAAACAGCTGACCGGGTCGTTCTGCAGGACCTGCTCGACTCCTCGGAACTATCGGTCCTCAACGCTATTACCCGTATGCGACTGGTCTCGTTGACGATGCTCTCCGATGCTGTCGAGGCGCTCATCGAGGACGACAACGACCTTGCAGAAGACGTGATGCAACGCGACGACGATGTGGACCGCCTCTGGTACATGGTTTCACGCGTGTTCCGCACCGTCCTTCGCAATCCGACGGCTGCCAACGAGATCGGCTTCCCGCGTGAGACAGTGTTCGACTACCAGTCAAGCGCCCGCCAGCTCGAGCGCATTGCCGACCACGCGACCAAGATAGCCAGCCTCTCACAGGAGATCGGTGAAATAACCGGTGAAACTGCCGACCTCCTCGACCAACTGGAAACCGAGGCTATTGCCGTCCCCGAAACCGCGATGGATGCGCTGTTAGCTGACGACAGTGACGAGGCTGTCGAACTAGCAAACGAGGCCCGTTCCCGGATCCCTGAGGTCGACGAAACGGCCCGTGAAGTCGACGGGAAGGTCAGGGAGCTGGATCCACAGAGCGCACAGTTGCTTGGCCGCGTCGTCGACTCACTGTCACGGACCGCCGACTACGGCGGCAATATCGCTGAAAGCGCACTCCAGAAGGCTGCCCCGCGGCCATAG
- a CDS encoding 30S ribosomal protein S8e produces MKDQGRSPRKRTGGRRRPNHKKKKHELGKDTVETQVGEQRLKTVDSRGNTQKVRAVKTDVASIADGAETIEATIENVVENPSNPNYARRNIITKGAILETTEGQARVTSRPGQHGQVNAVLVE; encoded by the coding sequence ATGAAAGACCAGGGACGCTCCCCTCGCAAGCGGACCGGCGGACGCCGACGACCGAACCACAAGAAGAAGAAACACGAGCTCGGGAAGGACACCGTCGAGACGCAGGTCGGCGAGCAGCGACTGAAGACTGTCGACTCCCGCGGCAACACCCAGAAGGTCCGTGCAGTCAAGACAGATGTCGCGAGCATCGCCGACGGTGCGGAGACCATCGAAGCAACTATCGAGAACGTCGTTGAGAACCCATCGAACCCGAACTACGCCCGGCGGAACATCATCACGAAAGGCGCAATCCTCGAAACCACCGAGGGACAGGCCCGCGTGACCTCCCGCCCCGGACAGCACGGTCAGGTCAACGCCGTGCTGGTCGAGTAA
- a CDS encoding DUF2240 family protein, translating into MSLKTAVAAPFRQRGTDRMAESEFVVALSLDRNWFSPDQAKTLVDVAASEGLVERDDDDLVVAFDATHTAIPDGFMPGEEILQSRSTFERVLDAVVEAGIEKQTAVAGINTLQSDIGVTLEAAAVVYARSEGVDVEAIAADVREEL; encoded by the coding sequence ATGAGTCTGAAGACGGCCGTCGCCGCGCCGTTCCGCCAGCGTGGCACCGACCGGATGGCGGAAAGCGAGTTCGTCGTCGCGCTCTCGCTAGATCGGAACTGGTTCTCGCCCGATCAGGCCAAGACGCTGGTCGACGTGGCCGCGAGCGAGGGACTGGTCGAGCGAGACGATGACGACCTCGTTGTCGCTTTCGACGCGACACACACTGCGATTCCGGACGGGTTCATGCCGGGCGAGGAAATCCTGCAGTCTCGCTCGACGTTCGAGCGGGTGCTCGATGCAGTCGTCGAGGCCGGCATCGAGAAACAGACTGCTGTCGCTGGCATCAACACGCTCCAGTCCGACATCGGTGTCACGCTGGAGGCCGCAGCCGTGGTGTACGCGCGCAGTGAAGGTGTCGACGTCGAAGCTATCGCTGCGGACGTTCGGGAGGAGCTCTAA
- the pyrF gene encoding orotidine-5'-phosphate decarboxylase → MHFFDRLADRIATADSVVSVGLDPDPDRLPDSVLDADLPRWQFNRRIIDATHEHAACYKPNAAFYEDHDGWRALEETIAYAHGKDVPVLLDAKRGDIGNTARQYAQILDDEEGPAADAITVNPFLGRDSLEPFLQRADKGVFVLGRTSNPGGEDLQDLELASGEKLYERVVHLADLWNGNGNVGLVVGATNPDELEEIRELVPDIPFLVPGVGAQGGDAEAAVEHGLADGVGLVNSSRGIIFAGEDADTRRDDTGDAFFKAAGQSAKQLKQRLNQFR, encoded by the coding sequence ATGCACTTCTTCGACCGCCTCGCGGACCGCATCGCGACCGCCGACAGCGTGGTGTCGGTGGGCCTCGACCCGGACCCTGACCGTCTCCCCGACAGCGTGCTGGACGCTGACCTGCCACGGTGGCAGTTCAACCGCCGCATCATCGACGCGACCCACGAACACGCCGCCTGCTACAAGCCCAACGCCGCCTTCTACGAGGACCACGACGGCTGGCGCGCACTGGAAGAAACCATCGCCTACGCCCACGGGAAAGACGTGCCAGTCCTGCTGGACGCCAAGCGGGGCGACATCGGCAACACCGCGCGGCAGTACGCCCAGATACTCGACGACGAGGAGGGACCCGCCGCCGACGCCATCACGGTCAATCCTTTCCTCGGCCGGGACTCGCTGGAGCCGTTCCTCCAGCGCGCGGACAAGGGGGTGTTCGTCCTCGGGCGCACCTCGAACCCCGGCGGCGAGGACCTCCAAGACCTCGAACTGGCCTCCGGCGAGAAACTGTACGAGCGTGTGGTCCACCTTGCGGACCTCTGGAACGGGAACGGCAACGTCGGCCTTGTCGTCGGCGCGACCAACCCTGACGAGCTCGAAGAAATCCGCGAACTGGTCCCGGACATCCCGTTCCTCGTCCCCGGTGTCGGCGCACAGGGCGGCGACGCCGAAGCGGCCGTCGAACACGGCCTCGCTGACGGCGTCGGCCTCGTCAACTCCTCGCGGGGCATTATCTTCGCCGGCGAAGACGCTGATACGCGGCGTGACGACACAGGTGATGCGTTCTTCAAGGCCGCCGGACAGTCCGCCAAACAACTCAAACAGCGTCTGAACCAGTTCCGATAG